In the genome of Bacteroidales bacterium, one region contains:
- a CDS encoding PKD domain-containing protein, with protein MKKFTFLFSLLLLGAFLYAQNVPREKVVFEIGTGTWCQYCPGAAGSADLMVEEGKDVAVIENHNGDGYANTYSNARNSFYGISGYPTTRFDGVQVHEGGQACPPPFNNVYNVYLNRYNQRIAISSPYTISWTGQNTGGNNWTVYITVTKVGNVDTDNTFVHFVVTESHIQTSWFCMTECNFVNRLMVPSQTGTPLSLSGNQQQITLNFNLDAAWDTDHIEFVCFVQRNTNKEIHQAIMSPLSELPPPAPIANFTADNTIVCETTTVHFTDQSSGYITSRQWTFPGGTPSSSTQEDPVVVYNTAGTYDVTLKVNSGSQTNELTKPAYINVSAQAPGVPDQPAGETQLCKNPPHSTFTATGSPSAVTYDWELTPSTAGLVMNDGSQTVTVNWVNAYVGDASLTVKAINGCGESDFSEPLDITISVRPDVYNVTGGGEFCEDGTGVEIGLDNSSAGITYELYKDEAPTGNIIEGNGSPISFGLVTEGGEYTVVAFDPVTGCDNTMGSAANVSVIPKPVAYAVTGGGEFCEGGEGVPVGLEGSQTNCTYELFCNDASTGVVVAGTGEALDFGLFTTPGTYHATAVDTEASCTNTMTGSAGVAVAPYPETPAAPGGPTYVDLYYSNQTEYETSGSAFSNYYDWLMEPSEAGTIEVLDITHCRVTWNMDYLGQVGILTEGVNECGESDWSVPIVVTIDNTVGFNPVSENFGVKVSPNPSDGIFTIRMKSSQEEIITIRVISALNTIAYEDNKLSVNGSLTKTIDLSHLTDGVYFLYIETEQSTYMRKLIFQ; from the coding sequence ATGAAAAAATTTACTTTTCTTTTTTCTCTTCTCTTATTGGGAGCTTTTCTCTATGCACAAAATGTTCCAAGAGAAAAGGTGGTTTTTGAAATAGGTACAGGCACCTGGTGCCAGTATTGTCCGGGCGCAGCTGGTTCAGCCGACCTGATGGTGGAAGAGGGCAAGGATGTGGCCGTGATCGAGAATCACAACGGTGACGGATATGCCAATACCTACTCAAACGCAAGGAACAGTTTTTACGGGATCAGCGGATATCCCACAACCCGCTTTGATGGCGTTCAGGTTCACGAAGGAGGACAGGCATGTCCCCCTCCCTTCAACAATGTTTACAACGTCTATCTGAACAGGTACAACCAGCGAATCGCCATCTCCTCACCTTACACTATCAGCTGGACCGGACAAAACACCGGCGGGAACAACTGGACGGTGTACATTACGGTCACAAAAGTGGGGAATGTCGATACGGATAATACCTTTGTCCATTTCGTGGTCACAGAATCCCATATTCAAACCAGCTGGTTCTGCATGACGGAATGTAACTTTGTGAACCGGCTGATGGTTCCCAGCCAGACCGGGACCCCGCTGAGCCTGTCGGGCAATCAGCAGCAAATAACCCTCAATTTTAACCTGGATGCGGCGTGGGACACGGATCACATCGAATTTGTCTGCTTCGTGCAGAGAAACACAAACAAAGAGATCCACCAAGCCATCATGAGCCCGCTGAGTGAACTTCCTCCCCCAGCGCCAATAGCTAATTTTACTGCTGACAACACCATCGTCTGTGAAACCACCACTGTTCACTTCACCGACCAATCCTCAGGGTATATTACCAGCCGCCAGTGGACATTTCCCGGTGGTACGCCCAGTTCATCCACACAGGAAGATCCGGTGGTTGTCTATAACACAGCAGGCACCTATGATGTTACCCTGAAGGTGAATTCCGGATCCCAAACCAATGAGCTGACCAAACCTGCCTACATCAATGTCAGCGCACAGGCGCCCGGCGTCCCCGACCAACCGGCGGGTGAAACCCAACTCTGCAAGAATCCTCCTCACAGCACCTTCACCGCCACCGGATCACCCAGTGCGGTCACCTATGATTGGGAATTAACCCCATCGACGGCCGGCCTGGTCATGAACGACGGCAGCCAGACCGTAACCGTGAACTGGGTCAACGCTTATGTGGGCGATGCCTCCCTGACGGTGAAAGCCATCAACGGCTGCGGTGAAAGTGATTTTTCAGAACCGCTGGACATTACGATCTCCGTGCGTCCTGACGTGTACAATGTTACGGGTGGCGGTGAATTCTGTGAAGATGGGACCGGTGTTGAAATCGGACTCGATAATTCGTCTGCCGGCATCACCTATGAACTGTATAAAGATGAGGCTCCAACCGGCAACATTATTGAGGGAAACGGCTCACCCATTTCGTTCGGCCTGGTGACTGAAGGAGGTGAATATACCGTTGTCGCCTTTGATCCTGTCACCGGTTGTGACAATACCATGGGCAGTGCAGCTAACGTTTCGGTGATCCCAAAACCTGTTGCCTATGCTGTCACCGGAGGCGGAGAATTCTGCGAGGGAGGTGAAGGAGTTCCTGTCGGACTGGAAGGTTCGCAGACCAACTGCACCTACGAGCTCTTTTGCAATGATGCGTCAACAGGAGTGGTCGTTGCAGGTACGGGGGAAGCCCTTGACTTTGGCCTGTTCACCACCCCCGGCACCTACCACGCTACGGCCGTTGACACCGAAGCTTCCTGCACCAACACCATGACTGGGTCTGCGGGTGTCGCAGTGGCTCCTTATCCCGAAACACCCGCTGCCCCGGGTGGCCCCACCTATGTCGATCTCTATTACTCCAACCAAACCGAATATGAAACCTCGGGGAGCGCTTTCTCCAATTATTACGACTGGCTGATGGAACCTTCCGAGGCAGGAACCATCGAAGTTTTAGACATCACTCACTGCCGCGTCACCTGGAACATGGATTACCTTGGCCAGGTGGGAATCCTGACCGAGGGGGTGAACGAATGCGGCGAGAGTGACTGGTCGGTTCCCATCGTGGTCACCATTGACAATACGGTTGGATTCAATCCGGTCTCTGAGAATTTCGGGGTCAAGGTTTCACCAAATCCATCGGACGGCATTTTCACCATCCGGATGAAATCCTCCCAGGAAGAGATCATCACCATCAGGGTGATCTCAGCATTGAATACCATCGCTTATGAGGACAACAAACTTTCCGTCAACGGGTCGCTGACCAAAACCATTGATCTCAGCCATTTGACCGACGGTGTATATTTTCTCTATATCGAAACGGAACAATCCACCTATATGAGAAAACTGATCTTTCAATAA
- a CDS encoding M14 family zinc carboxypeptidase: MNKLFTVIVLLFSFHLMAQTSWRDQEMEVKIALKDARQMEQLHQLRLNGDVYPDATGRLYLIPSELEKISQLGIAYEILIPDLNSHYQDFWDTREEYHSYQEIIDLADSLAQFFPAICQKTVHGYSMEGRQLASLKISDNVTLNETEAVMWFDGGIHGDEIGGAENLIRFARDLCLGYGNDDEITTLVNSREIWIYLMVNPDGRVNMVRYNLNGVDLNRDWGYMWDGWGGSTGAYSQVETKVMRDLFFSLQPSVSLTYHSGVELALYPWGYRYSQANDNAHLSFIAHHYSDVSGYENLVAEQSVELYPVSGGSTDVYYGVQGSAGLTVELSDEKQPPVSLLMHYYLINYPSMIAMVRQAGYGIEGIVTDALTGNPVQALIYVSNYYPVYSDSLIGDFHKFVLPGTYSVKIAANGYESATVDNVVVNENSSAYLPVELTPSENHFAYQVISTRIPGINNNDEGYTPGILGTPDDIRYSIGKNGWIVVDLQQVILDGIGDEIIVYEGDDTPESFSCFAGSSPDGPWNLLGTGTGTTAFDFADGLVADARYIKILDDGDGSSLVSDAGFDADAVEVKDHPSGTHLTLLLFVLDDVNGNDDGFLDPGEAADLWITLRNNGDIPAEEVTAVLSTGQLFITIDSANATLENMAFGQSSSAHFAISASELTPMGTVFNLVLSVEANDNAYVRTFYFDLPVGRISEDWETGTLDQFDWQTGGIASWSVVQNQAWEGSWCARSGSFPNNGSSTLSITLDVVAGGQISFFRKVSSEAGYDFLEFHIDNTLTGAWSGEAGWEQVTYDVSQGTHTFEWIYSKDYYASEGSDCGWIDFIRFPPLPVTSLGTITGTVTDLTSGLPLENASISGVALTGSDGSYSFQLSEGTYELCASADGYETLCLEVNVMTGQATVTDFQLMPAFGMTHPARADQVLQVFPNPSDGRVTIELTGESSSLARVEIYSVTGNLVQTLGDPDQGSGYATYTWDGKDQSGNEVPQGIYLCRVFLADRNLTIKLFRF, from the coding sequence ATGAATAAACTCTTCACGGTCATCGTTCTGTTATTTTCCTTCCACCTGATGGCGCAAACTTCCTGGCGGGATCAGGAAATGGAAGTGAAAATAGCGCTGAAGGATGCCCGTCAGATGGAGCAGCTGCACCAGCTTCGCCTGAACGGCGATGTTTATCCTGACGCAACTGGCCGGTTGTATCTCATCCCTTCCGAACTGGAAAAGATCAGCCAGCTGGGTATTGCGTATGAAATCCTGATACCCGACCTCAATTCCCATTACCAGGATTTCTGGGATACCAGGGAAGAATACCATTCCTATCAGGAGATCATTGATCTGGCAGACAGCCTCGCCCAGTTCTTTCCGGCGATCTGCCAAAAGACAGTGCATGGGTATTCCATGGAAGGGCGGCAACTCGCCTCCCTGAAGATCAGCGATAACGTCACCCTGAACGAAACCGAAGCCGTGATGTGGTTCGACGGGGGCATTCACGGCGATGAAATCGGCGGGGCGGAAAACCTGATCCGTTTTGCACGCGATCTTTGCCTTGGCTACGGCAATGATGATGAGATCACCACCCTGGTCAACAGCCGTGAGATCTGGATCTACCTGATGGTGAACCCGGATGGAAGGGTAAATATGGTCAGGTACAATTTGAACGGAGTGGACCTGAACCGCGACTGGGGATATATGTGGGATGGTTGGGGTGGCAGTACCGGTGCATATTCCCAGGTAGAGACCAAGGTGATGCGGGATCTGTTTTTTTCGCTTCAGCCATCGGTGAGCCTGACCTACCACAGCGGCGTTGAACTCGCGCTTTATCCATGGGGTTACCGCTACAGTCAGGCCAATGACAATGCCCATCTGAGTTTCATTGCGCACCACTACTCTGACGTATCAGGTTACGAAAACCTGGTGGCTGAGCAATCGGTCGAACTTTATCCTGTCAGCGGAGGATCAACGGATGTATACTACGGGGTCCAGGGCTCGGCAGGGCTCACGGTCGAACTCTCCGATGAAAAACAACCTCCTGTCAGCCTGCTGATGCATTATTATTTGATCAACTATCCCTCCATGATCGCCATGGTACGGCAGGCAGGCTATGGCATTGAAGGGATCGTTACAGATGCCCTGACCGGAAATCCCGTACAGGCACTGATCTATGTCAGCAATTACTACCCGGTGTATTCAGACTCGCTGATCGGTGATTTTCACAAATTTGTGCTGCCGGGAACCTATTCTGTAAAAATTGCGGCGAATGGTTATGAAAGTGCAACCGTTGACAATGTTGTGGTGAATGAAAACAGTTCAGCCTACCTGCCGGTCGAACTGACTCCCTCTGAGAACCATTTCGCTTACCAGGTTATTTCCACACGGATCCCGGGCATCAATAACAATGATGAGGGTTATACACCCGGCATTCTGGGGACCCCTGATGATATTCGTTACAGCATCGGGAAAAATGGATGGATCGTCGTTGATTTGCAGCAGGTCATTCTCGATGGGATCGGTGATGAAATTATCGTTTATGAGGGCGACGACACTCCTGAAAGTTTTAGCTGCTTTGCCGGGAGTTCACCCGACGGACCGTGGAACTTGCTCGGAACAGGTACAGGTACCACCGCCTTTGACTTTGCCGATGGACTTGTTGCTGACGCCCGCTATATCAAGATCCTTGACGATGGAGACGGTTCAAGCCTGGTGAGCGATGCGGGATTTGATGCGGACGCCGTTGAAGTGAAAGACCACCCGTCCGGTACCCATCTCACCCTGCTGTTGTTCGTACTGGATGATGTCAATGGAAATGATGATGGCTTTCTTGATCCGGGTGAAGCTGCAGATCTTTGGATCACGCTCCGCAACAATGGGGACATTCCTGCCGAAGAGGTCACGGCGGTGCTGTCCACCGGGCAACTCTTCATAACCATCGATTCTGCAAATGCCACCCTGGAAAATATGGCCTTCGGTCAGTCCTCTTCGGCTCATTTTGCCATTAGCGCCAGTGAACTTACACCGATGGGAACCGTTTTTAACCTGGTCCTGTCCGTTGAGGCCAACGACAACGCGTATGTAAGAACATTTTATTTTGATCTGCCGGTAGGGCGGATCAGTGAAGACTGGGAAACAGGGACCCTGGATCAGTTCGACTGGCAAACCGGTGGCATTGCTTCCTGGTCGGTTGTCCAGAACCAGGCGTGGGAAGGTTCCTGGTGTGCACGCTCCGGCAGTTTCCCAAACAATGGCTCGTCAACGCTTTCCATCACCCTCGACGTCGTGGCCGGCGGGCAGATCTCTTTTTTCAGGAAAGTCTCCTCGGAAGCCGGATATGATTTCCTGGAGTTCCATATAGATAACACCCTGACCGGTGCCTGGTCTGGCGAGGCCGGCTGGGAACAGGTAACCTATGATGTGAGCCAGGGAACCCATACTTTTGAATGGATCTATTCAAAGGACTATTATGCCTCCGAAGGAAGTGATTGTGGCTGGATTGACTTCATACGGTTTCCACCCCTTCCGGTGACCAGTCTGGGGACCATCACCGGCACGGTGACCGACCTGACCTCCGGGCTTCCGCTGGAGAACGCATCCATCAGCGGAGTAGCACTCACCGGAAGCGACGGAAGCTATTCCTTCCAGCTGAGTGAAGGCACCTATGAACTCTGTGCATCGGCTGATGGCTATGAAACACTCTGCCTTGAAGTCAATGTGATGACCGGCCAGGCAACCGTTACCGATTTTCAGCTGATGCCCGCCTTTGGGATGACCCACCCTGCACGGGCTGATCAGGTGCTCCAGGTCTTCCCCAATCCATCGGATGGAAGGGTCACTATTGAATTGACCGGAGAATCCTCCTCACTGGCAAGAGTTGAAATCTATTCCGTAACCGGTAACCTTGTTCAAACACTGGGTGATCCTGATCAAGGTTCAGGTTACGCTACCTATACCTGGGATGGGAAAGACCAATCAGGCAATGAAGTCCCGCAGGGGATCTACCTATGTAGAGTTTTTCTGGCTGACAGAAACCTGACCATAAAACTGTTCAGATTCTAA
- a CDS encoding C25 family cysteine peptidase, with product MKRILVLFSAMVSIFIAKAGEWTPVGSDSPRAASIELVSSTVEVSTVRLTLEGFFQQEVKTPAGSAVIIRSGEGTPILEAGSPDLEKLTVSLIIPDRALMQLEVVSANYREFTDVEVAPSKGNFTRDIDPSTVPYTYGTAYSMDQFFPGQLADLGDPYILRDYRGQTIRIFPFQYNPVTKILRVYTDMTVTIRQISEKGINPLHRRGEMTTVDFDFNKLYQRHFLNAKQTRYTPVEEEGNMLIICYGDFLDEMEPFIEWKKLMGRPVEMVDVAQMGNSAAIKSYVAEYYNANGLTYLLLVGDGPQIPPSFSSGDSDNDYSYIVGADHYPDIFVGRFSAENGEQVATQVTRTISYEKNPNDDPDWYTRNLGIGSGQGPGDDNEMDYQHIRNMQTDLMNYTYDYNAELFDGSQGGNDAPGNPNPSMVAAEVNTGTSIILYCGHGSASSWGTSGFSSSDINSLLTNAGMLPFIWSVACVNGDFKNNTCFAEAWLRATHEGQPKGAIATLMSTINQSWNPPMEGEDEMVDILVESYTDNIKRTFGGLSMNGCMKMNDSYGSGGFEMTDTWTVFGDPSVVVRTAPPANLTANYQNPLPMGSTQLFVSTNASEGLVCLSLNGEIIATAYLSAGGSATLTFPPINNLQTRQLTVTAYNMKPFLGNLQISGAPVPPSTPFPSNGFPLAMPFTDLRWSPGPGGIPDYYKVYFGTNNPPTNIVNGTTVNDTLFILPEELDFETHYYWQVKSFNEYGDATSDVWNFTVASPPDEDFESGSFFGSDWYFADDVHWIIDDDFARHGNFAAKSGTVDAGMTSSLLINHQSESLFNVKLSFYYKVSSLEGQNVLQFLMDGTLMGEWSGEIDWKEAVYNLTPGLHTFEWKYIKTALAGPEEDHAWIDYIEFPAETLPIIVHAGEDGQVCEAGEYPLGGSALNYTSILWTTSGDGLFDDPALLNATYTPGNADLESGQAILTLTAYRDNLSNSDDLVLLVHHAPWVFAGETGQTCEGSAYGCAGAEEAYSASLIWSTSGDGTFDDPTILHPVYTPGLNDIASGSAILTLVATGMGPCTETSHSMPLTIQALPGTPPVPDGPTYVDIYYTPTSSFTTSGSDNALTYTWSIDPANAGSSDSEGMLCVVSWNPDFLGTATLRVKGMSDCGESAYSEGLDVLVGNTVGFSEPEDGQTIIIRPNPSNGVFTMEIEQLPGENISIRILDSAGNAVVQESDLPAGNTYRKTYHLGKPGLYFLMVDGTDFHAREKIVIR from the coding sequence ATGAAAAGAATCCTGGTACTTTTTTCCGCAATGGTTTCCATCTTCATTGCAAAGGCAGGGGAATGGACGCCTGTTGGTTCCGATTCCCCCAGGGCTGCATCCATCGAACTGGTATCCTCTACCGTGGAAGTATCCACTGTCAGACTGACACTGGAAGGTTTCTTTCAGCAGGAAGTAAAGACTCCCGCAGGGTCCGCCGTGATCATCCGTTCCGGTGAGGGAACCCCGATCCTTGAGGCCGGATCGCCCGACCTGGAAAAACTCACCGTATCGTTGATCATCCCCGACAGGGCCCTCATGCAACTTGAAGTAGTATCCGCAAATTACAGGGAATTCACGGATGTGGAAGTGGCGCCTTCCAAAGGCAATTTCACGCGCGATATTGATCCCTCGACAGTACCCTACACATACGGAACAGCTTATTCGATGGATCAATTCTTCCCCGGACAACTGGCCGACCTGGGAGATCCGTATATCCTCAGGGATTACAGGGGTCAGACCATCCGGATCTTTCCGTTCCAGTACAATCCGGTGACGAAGATCCTGCGTGTCTACACGGATATGACCGTGACGATCCGCCAGATCAGTGAAAAGGGTATCAATCCCCTCCATCGCAGGGGTGAAATGACAACCGTAGACTTTGATTTCAACAAACTCTATCAGCGTCATTTTCTCAATGCAAAACAAACGCGATACACACCCGTGGAAGAAGAAGGCAACATGCTGATCATCTGTTACGGGGATTTCCTGGATGAAATGGAACCGTTCATCGAATGGAAAAAACTGATGGGAAGACCGGTTGAAATGGTGGATGTGGCCCAGATGGGAAATTCAGCAGCCATAAAATCCTACGTGGCTGAATACTACAATGCGAACGGGCTCACTTATCTTTTACTGGTTGGTGATGGCCCGCAGATTCCACCCAGCTTTTCCTCGGGCGATTCAGACAACGATTATAGCTATATTGTAGGTGCAGATCATTATCCCGACATTTTTGTCGGCCGCTTTTCCGCTGAAAACGGCGAACAGGTGGCCACCCAGGTCACCCGAACCATTTCCTATGAAAAAAATCCAAACGATGATCCGGACTGGTACACAAGAAACCTTGGGATTGGCTCGGGCCAGGGACCCGGTGACGACAACGAAATGGATTACCAGCATATCCGTAACATGCAGACCGACCTGATGAACTACACTTATGACTATAATGCCGAATTATTCGATGGCAGCCAGGGAGGCAACGATGCTCCCGGCAACCCCAATCCTTCAATGGTAGCCGCTGAAGTCAACACCGGCACCAGCATTATCCTGTACTGCGGTCATGGCAGCGCCAGTTCCTGGGGTACCTCCGGTTTTTCAAGCAGTGACATCAACAGCCTGCTGACCAATGCCGGGATGTTGCCCTTTATCTGGTCAGTTGCCTGTGTCAATGGTGACTTCAAAAACAACACCTGTTTTGCAGAAGCGTGGCTAAGGGCCACCCACGAGGGGCAACCCAAAGGTGCCATTGCCACACTGATGTCAACGATCAATCAGTCGTGGAACCCGCCCATGGAGGGCGAGGATGAAATGGTTGACATCCTGGTGGAAAGTTATACCGATAATATTAAACGAACCTTCGGCGGGCTGTCGATGAATGGCTGCATGAAAATGAATGATTCCTACGGCTCAGGCGGGTTTGAGATGACCGATACGTGGACCGTCTTCGGTGATCCATCGGTTGTGGTACGTACGGCTCCTCCTGCCAATCTGACCGCCAACTACCAGAATCCCCTTCCGATGGGATCCACGCAGCTCTTTGTGAGCACCAATGCCAGCGAAGGACTCGTCTGCCTGTCGCTCAACGGAGAGATCATCGCCACGGCCTACCTATCCGCCGGAGGATCCGCCACCCTTACCTTCCCGCCCATCAACAATCTTCAGACCCGGCAACTCACCGTGACGGCGTACAACATGAAGCCCTTCCTCGGCAACCTGCAGATTTCAGGCGCTCCGGTGCCGCCATCCACTCCGTTTCCTTCCAATGGATTCCCGTTGGCCATGCCGTTCACCGACCTGAGGTGGAGCCCGGGTCCCGGAGGTATTCCGGACTATTACAAAGTCTACTTCGGAACCAATAACCCACCCACCAACATCGTCAACGGAACCACGGTGAATGATACCCTGTTCATCCTCCCTGAAGAACTTGATTTTGAAACACACTATTACTGGCAGGTCAAATCCTTCAATGAATATGGAGATGCCACCAGTGATGTCTGGAACTTTACCGTCGCCTCACCCCCGGACGAGGATTTTGAATCGGGAAGCTTTTTTGGATCGGACTGGTATTTTGCTGATGATGTGCACTGGATCATTGATGATGATTTTGCCCGCCACGGGAATTTTGCTGCCAAATCGGGTACGGTCGACGCAGGTATGACCTCCTCCCTGCTGATCAATCATCAGTCTGAATCCCTTTTCAACGTCAAACTATCCTTTTATTACAAAGTATCCTCACTGGAAGGGCAAAATGTTCTCCAGTTCCTGATGGATGGAACCCTTATGGGTGAATGGAGCGGAGAGATCGACTGGAAGGAGGCCGTCTATAATCTGACTCCGGGATTGCACACGTTCGAGTGGAAATACATCAAAACTGCATTGGCCGGACCGGAAGAAGATCATGCCTGGATCGACTATATTGAGTTCCCGGCCGAAACCCTTCCGATCATCGTGCATGCCGGTGAAGATGGCCAGGTCTGTGAGGCCGGTGAATATCCGCTGGGAGGTTCAGCCTTGAATTATACCTCCATCCTCTGGACAACCTCCGGTGATGGCCTGTTTGACGATCCTGCCCTGCTCAATGCCACCTACACCCCCGGGAATGCCGACCTTGAATCCGGACAGGCAATCCTGACACTAACAGCGTACCGGGACAATCTCAGCAACAGTGATGATTTGGTTCTCCTTGTCCACCACGCGCCCTGGGTGTTTGCCGGTGAAACGGGCCAGACCTGCGAGGGGTCAGCCTACGGATGTGCAGGCGCTGAAGAAGCATACAGCGCTTCCCTCATTTGGAGCACCTCCGGTGACGGCACCTTTGACGATCCCACCATCCTTCATCCGGTTTATACTCCTGGTTTGAACGATATCGCCTCTGGATCAGCTATCCTCACACTGGTTGCAACCGGCATGGGACCGTGTACAGAAACATCCCATTCCATGCCGCTGACCATCCAGGCGTTGCCCGGAACGCCACCAGTGCCCGATGGACCAACCTACGTCGACATCTACTATACACCCACCAGTTCATTTACCACTTCAGGTTCAGATAACGCGCTTACATATACCTGGAGTATTGACCCTGCGAATGCAGGCAGCTCCGACAGCGAAGGAATGCTGTGCGTCGTCAGCTGGAATCCGGATTTTCTGGGAACAGCCACCCTGCGGGTGAAAGGAATGAGTGACTGCGGGGAAAGCGCCTATTCGGAAGGACTCGATGTTCTGGTAGGTAATACGGTGGGTTTCAGTGAGCCCGAAGATGGTCAAACGATCATCATTCGTCCCAATCCCAGCAATGGTGTATTTACAATGGAAATCGAACAACTCCCCGGTGAAAATATCAGCATCCGCATCCTGGACTCGGCCGGCAATGCCGTCGTCCAGGAATCTGATTTACCGGCCGGCAACACTTACCGGAAAACATATCACCTGGGTAAACCGGGGCTGTATTTTCTTATGGTGGATGGAACTGATTTCCACGCCCGTGAAAAAATCGTGATCCGGTAA